A single Brassica rapa cultivar Chiifu-401-42 chromosome A04, CAAS_Brap_v3.01, whole genome shotgun sequence DNA region contains:
- the LOC103865656 gene encoding GDSL esterase/lipase At2g38180, whose product MVGPGRPQIVLFGSSIVQYSFSDGGWGTTLANIYSRTADVILRGYAGWNSRSALKVLDQVFPKDAVIQPSLVIVYFGGNDSMPPHPSGQGPHVPLSEFTDNMRKIGEHLLSLSDKTRVIFLTPPPMNERQIQLVFGDAMRGRSNELCRPYAVALLNLCREINVKGIDLWNAIQQQDDWLNTCFTDGIHFTAKASEIVVKEILRVVREADWKPSLHRKSLPVEFPFDSGLPNSPRHSDLEISRNKKLDPPPGPGMARL is encoded by the exons ATGGTCGGTCCAGGAAGACCTCAAATCGTCCTCTTCGGTTCATCAATCGTTCAATACAGCTTCAGCGATGGTGGATGGGGAACCACTCTCGCTAACATCTACTCTCGCACG GCTGATGTAATCCTTCGTGGGTATGCTGGTTGGAACTCCAGATCTGCTTTAAAGGTCTTAGACCAAGTGTTCCCAAAG GATGCTGTGATACAACCTTCTTTGGTGATAGTGTACTTCGGTGGGAATGATTCAATGCCTCCTCATCCATCAGGGCAAGGACCTCATGTTCCTCTCTCTGAATTCACTGATAACATGAGGAAGATCGGAGAGCATCTTTTG AGCCTCTCGGACAAGACCCGTGTCATTTTTCTCACTCCCCCACCAATGAACGAGAGACAAATTCAACTAGTGTTTGG AGATGCAATGAGAGGCCGGAGTAACGAGCTGTGCCGTCCCTACGCAGTAGCTTTGTTGAATCTATGCAGAGAGATCAATGTGAAAGGAATCGATCTTTGGAACGCAATACAGCAACAAGATGACTGGTTAAATACTTGCTTCAC CGATGGGATCCATTTCACGGCCAAGGCGAGCGAGATTGTCGTGAAGGAGATATTGAGAGTAGTGAGAGAAGCTGATTGGAAACCTAGTCTTCACCGGAAGTCATTACCGGTTGAGTTTCCATTTGATTCTGGTCTACCAAACTCCCCAAGACATAGTGATTTAGAGATAAGTAGAAACAAAAAGTTGGATCCACCACCTGGACCTGGTATGGCCAGGTTGTAA
- the LOC103865657 gene encoding LOW QUALITY PROTEIN: pyridoxal 5'-phosphate synthase subunit PDX1.1 (The sequence of the model RefSeq protein was modified relative to this genomic sequence to represent the inferred CDS: inserted 2 bases in 1 codon; deleted 2 bases in 1 codon; substituted 1 base at 1 genomic stop codon): MVVQHTQQYRKLSSTSADISLRDSTFYIDRMKSVVKLLVIQTLLLLPTLNSTVFHVLLHPTPSDELTLTFFSQSDCLISIRASLHKYKSLIFLLSSTLSLNPRKMAESTGVVAVYGEGSMTETKQQSPFSVKVGLAQMLRGGVIMDVVNAEQARIAEEAGACAVMALERVPADIRAQGGVARMSDXIKEIKHAVTIPVMAKARIGHFVEVQILESIGVDYVDESEVLTLADEDNHINKHNFKIPFVCGCKNLGEALRRIREGAAMIRTKGEAGTGNVVEAVRHVRSVMGTIRLLRGMDXVDDEVFAYAKKIVAPYELVMQTKQLGRLPVVQFAAGGVATPADAALMMQLGCDGVFVGSRIFKSGDPAKRAKAIVQAVTNYRDAAVLAEVSCGLGEAKVERFANRSSKPIREFKCFISV; encoded by the exons ATGGTCGTTCAACATACACAACAATACAGGAAACTGAGCTCCACATCAGCAGACATATCTCTTCGGGACTCTACATTTTACATTGATAGAATGAAATCTGTGGTCAAACTTCTTGTTATCCAAACATTACTTCTCCTCCCTACACTCAACTCCACTGTATTCCACGTGCTCCTCCATCCTACACCGTCCGATGAGCTTACTTTGACTTTCTTCTCCCAATCAGATTGCTTAATCTCAATTCGCGCCTCACTCCATAAATACAAATCTCTTATCTTCCTTCTTTCCTCCACACTCTCTCTAAACCCTAGAAAAATGGCGGAATCAACCGGAGTGGTGGCGGTTTACGGCGAAGGATCCATGACCGAGACGAAGCAGCAATCTCCCTTCTCCGTCAAGGTCGGCCTCGCTCAGATGCTCCGCGGCGGCGTGATCATGGACGTCGTCAACGCCGAGCAAGCGCGAATCGCCGAAGAGGCCGGCGCCTGCGCCGTCATGGCTCTCGAGCGCGTCCCCGCCGATATCAGAGCCCAAGGCGGCGTCGCGAGGATGAGCGA GATCAAAGAGATCAAACATGCCGTTACGATTCCGGTCATGGCCAAAGCTCGGATCGGCCACTTCGTGGAGGTGCAGATCCTCGAGTCCATCGGAGTCGATTACGTCGACGAGAGTGAAGTCCTCACTCTCGCCGACGAGGACAACCACATCAACAAGCACAACTTCAAGATCCCGTTCGTTTGCGGATGCAAGAACCTCGGGGAAGCGTTGCGGCGGATCCGCGAAGGAGCCGCCATGATAAGGACCAAAGGAGAGGCCGGGACGGGGAACGTCGTGGAGGCCGTTAGGCACGTGAGGAGCGTGATGGGAACGATAAGGTTGCTGAGAGGCATGGAT TGAGTTGATGACGAGGTGTTCGCTTACGCGAAGAAGATCGTTGCGCCTTATGAGTTGGTTATGCAGACGAAGCAGCTCGGGAGATTACCAGTGGTTCAGTTCGCCGCCGGGGGGGTTGCGACGCCGGCGGACGCGGCGCTGATGATGCAGCTGGGGTGTGATGGAGTGTTTGTCGGGTCGAGGATTTTCAAGAGTGGAGATCCAGCGAAGCGTGCGAAGGCGATCGTGCAGGCGGTTACGAATTATAGAGACGCGGCGGTGCTGGCGGAGGTGAGCTGTGGGTTGGGTGAAGCTAAGGTTGAGAGGTTCGCGAACCGGTCTAGTAAACCAATCAGAGaatttaaatgttttatttcgGTTTAA
- the LOC103865658 gene encoding probable 2-oxoglutarate-dependent dioxygenase ANS, which translates to MVASWPEPIVSVQALSQAGISTVPSRYVKPAHQRPVVYNSDQSGLDMEVPVLDMSDIWRKPEGLRRVRNACEEWGFFQVVNHGVDHMLMESVRGAWREFFDLPVEVKRKYANSPDTYEGYGSRIGVVKDAKLDWSDYFFLNYLPSSIRNPSKWPSQPPKIRELIEEYGEEVRKLCERLVETLSESLGLEPNHLMKAFGGEDKVGANLRANFYPKCPQPHLTLGLSSHSDPGGITIVLPDEKVAGLQVRRGDCWVTIKSVPNALIVNIGDQVQILSNGIYKSVEHQVVVNSGMDRVSLALFYNPRSDIPIGPVKELLTEDQPALYKPIRFDEYRLLIRQKGPSGKNQVDSLLAST; encoded by the exons atggttgCAAGCTGGCCTGAGCCGATTGTTTCCGTTCAAGCCTTGTCCCAAGCCGGCATATCCACCGTCCCAAGCCGGTATGTGAAACCCGCTCATCAGAGACCGGTGGTCTACAATTCCGACCAATCCGGTCTTGACATGGAAGTCCCCGTGCTAGACATGAGCGACATATGGAGGAAACCGGAAGGGCTTAGGCGCGTGAGGAATGCGTGTGAGGAGTGGGGTTTCTTCCAAGTGGTGAACCATGGTGTAGACCACATGCTGATGGAGAGTGTCAGGGGAGCGTGGCGAGAGTTCTTTGATTTACCTGTAGAGGTGAAACGAAAGTACGCAAACTCACCAGACACATATGAAGGCTATGGAAGCAGGATCGGGGTTGTGAAAGATGCTAAATTAGATTGGAGTGATTATTTCTTCCTCAATTACTTGCCTTCTTCCATTCGAAACCCTTCCAAGTGGCCATCTCAGCCTCCTAAGATAAG AGAATTGATCGAAGAGTACGGAGAAGAAGTGAGAAAACTGTGTGAGAGGCTAGTGGAGACATTGTCAGAGAGTTTAGGTTTAGAACCAAACCATCTCATGAAGGCATTTGGAGGAGAAGACAAAGTTGGAGCTAATCTGAGAGCAAACTTTTACCCAAAATGCCCTCAGCCACACCTAACTTTAGGTCTCTCTTCTCATTCTGACCCGGGTGGCATCACCATTGTCCTCCCCGACGAGAAGGTCGCTGGCCTCCAGGTCCGTCGTGGTGACTGCTGGGTCACCATTAAATCCGTGCCCAATGCTTTGATCGTTAACATTGGAGATCAAGTTCAG ATACTTAGCAATGGAATTTACAAAAGCGTGGAGCATCAGGTGGTCGTTAATTCAGGTATGGATCGAGTCTCCTTGGCACTCTTCTACAACCCGAGAAGTGATATCCCGATCGGACCGGTTAAAGAACTACTAACCGAAGACCAACCTGCTCTTTATAAACCGATCAGGTTCGACGAGTACCGTCTTCTGATTAGGCAAAAGGGTCCTAGTGGGAAAAATCAAGTTGATTCACTGTTGGCAAGTACATGA
- the LOC103865659 gene encoding AMP deaminase isoform X2, which yields MEPNIYQLALAALFGASFVAVSGFFMHFKALNLVLERGREKKDNNNTDGGDSPQHQSQTLSRRRSQVKRKGHTPASLPDATPFTDDAGRSNGHVCVDEIPPGLPRLHTPSEGRSSVHGSSGSIRKAGSFVRPISPKSPVASGSAFESMGESDDDDDNLTDAAELDASYLQTNGDLPADATEEQVSMAASSMIRSHSMSGDLHGVQPDPIAADILRKEPEQETFVRLDVPLEAPTSDEVDAYKCLQECLELRKRYVFQETVAPWEKEVISDPSTPKPNLEPFAHYPQGKTDHYFEMQDGVVHVFPNKDAKEELFPVADATTFFTDLHHVLKVTAAGNIRTLCHRRLVLLEQKFNLHLMLNADKEFLAQKSAPHRDFYNVRKVDTHVHHSACMNQKHLLRFIKSKLRKEPDEVVIFRDGTYLTLKEVFESLDLTGYDLNVDLMDVHADKSTFHRFDKFNLKYNPCGQSRLREIFLKQDNLIQGRFLGEITKQVFSDLEASKYQMAEYRISIYGRKMSEWDQLASWIVNNDLYSENVVWLIQLPRLYNIYKDMGIVTSFQNILDNIFIPLFEATVDPDSHPQLHVFLKQVVGFDLVDDESKPERRPTKHMPTPAQWTNAFNPAFSYYVYYCYANLYVLNKLRESKGMTTITLRPHSGEAGDIDHLAATFLTCHSIAHGINLRKSPVLQYLYYLAQIGLAMSPLSNNSLFLDYHRNPFPVFFLRGLNVSLSTDDPLQIHLTKEPLVEEYSIAASVWKLSACDLCEIARNSVYQSGFSHALKSHWIGKDYYKRGPDGNDIHKTNVPHIRVEFRDTIWKEEMQQVYLGKAAISDVVVP from the exons ATGGAACCGAACATTTACCAGCTCGCCCTCGCGGCCCTCTTCGGAGCTTCCTTCGTCGCCGTTTCAGGGTTCTTCATGCACTTCAAGGCCCTGAATCTCGTCCTCGAGCGTGGCAGAGAGAAGaaagacaacaacaacaccGATGGAGGAGACTCTCCGCAGCATCAAAGTCAAACCCTTTCGAGGCGGCGGAGCCAAGTTAAAAGGAAAGGACACACCCCCGCTTCTCTTCCAGACGCCACGCCGTTCACTGATGATGCGGGACGCAGCAACGGACACGTGTGTGTGGATGAGATCCCTCCTGGTTTGCCCAGGCTTCATACTCCATCTGAAG GGAGATCTTCAGTACATGGGAGTAGTGGTAGTATCAGGAAAGCTGGGAGCTTTGTGAGACCCATCTCTCCTAAATCACCTGTTGCTAGTGGTAGTGCCTTTGAGAGTATGGGGGaatcagatgatgatgatgataatttGACTGATGCTGCAGAGTTGGATGCTTCCTACTTGCAAACCAATGGGGACTTG CCTGCAGATGCTACTGAAGAGCAAGTATCTATGGCTGCTTCAAGCATGATTCGTTCACACAGTATGTCTGGTGACTTACATGGAGTTCAGCCTGATCCTATTGCTGCTGACATTCTTCGTAAAGAGCCGGAGCAAGAGACCTTTGTCCGTCTTGATGTTCCTCTTG AGGCCCCAACGTCAGATGAAGTTGATGCCTACAAATGTCTGCAAGAATGTCTTGAGTTGCGGAAGAGGTATGTCTTCCAAGAAACAGTTGCGCCGTGGGAAAAGGAAGTCATATCTGATCCGAGTACTCCAAAGCCTAATCTAGAGCCATTTGCACACTATCCTCAGGGAAAGACTGAT CATTATTTTGAGATGCAAGATGGGGTAGTCCATGTGTTTCCAAATAAAGATG CAAAGGAAGAGCTCTTCCCTGTAGCTGACGCCACAACGTTCTTCACGGACTTGCATCACGTGCTCAAAGTCACAGCTGCAGGAAATATCAGGACATTGTGTCACCGTCGTCTAGTGCTCCTAGAACAG AAATTTAATCTGCATTTGATGCTTAATGCGGATAAAGAGTTCCTCGCCCAAAAAAGTGCACCGCATCGTGATTTTTATAACGTTAGGAAAGTGGACACTCATGTTCATCACTCAGCTTGCATGAACCAGAAACACCTCTTGAGGTTTATCAAGTCAAAGCTCCGGAAAGAACCTGATGAG GTTGTCATCTTCCGGGATGGAACTTATTTAACCTTGAAAGAAGTTTTTGAGAGCTTGGATCTGACTGG ATATGACTTGAACGTCGACCTTATGGATGTTCATGCAGACAAGAGTACATTCCATCGCTTTGATAAGTTCAACCTTAAGTACAATCCCTGTGGCCAAAGTAGGCTTAGAGAAATTTTTCTTAAACAGGATAATCTCATCCAAG GTCGTTTTCTTGGTGAGATAACAAAACAAGTTTTCTCCGACCTTGAAGCTAGCAAATATCAG ATGGCTGAATACAGAATATCTATATACGGCAGAAAAATGAGCGAGTGGGACCAACTAGCTAGTTGGATTGTGAACAACGATCTATACAGTGAGAACGTTGTCTGGTTGATTCAG CTGCCACGCCTGTACAACATCTACAAGGACATGGGTATTGTGACATCGTTCCAGAATATCCTTGACAACATATTCATTCCTCTGTTTGAAGCCACGGTAGATCCAGATTCGCATCCCCAGCTCCATGTCTTTTTGAAGCAG GTTGTTGGATTTGATTTGGTTGATGATGAAAGCAAGCCTGAAAGACGTCCCACGAAACACATGCCCACTCCAGCTCAATGGACTAACGCATTTAATCCTGCCTTTTCTTACTATGTCTACTATTGTTATGCTAACCTCTACGTGTTAAACAAG CTTCGAGAGTCAAAAGGCATGACTACCATCACGCTACGGCCACACTCTGGGGAG GCTGGTGACATTGACCACTTGGCTGCTACGTTTCTCACATGCCATAGCATTGCACACGGAATCAACCTACGGAAGTCTCCTGTGCTTCAGTATCTCTACTACCTCGCTCAG ATTGGTCTGGCCATGTCTCCACTGAGCAACAACTCTCTGTTTCTAGATTACCACCGGAACCCATTTCCTGTGTTTTTCTTAAGAGGTCTCAATGTTTCCTTGTCTACGGATGATCCTCTTCAAATTCACTTAACCAAAGAACCTCTCGTTGAAGAGTACAGCATTGCTGCCTCA GTTTGGAAGCTGAGTGCTTGTGACTTGTGCGAGATAGCTCGTAACTCAGTGTACCAGTCAGGTTTCTCACATGCCCTCAAG TCGCACTGGATTGGGAAAGACTACTACAAGAGAGGACCTGATGGAAACGACATTCACAAAACAAATGTGCCTCACATAAGGGTGGAGTTCAGGGACACG ATTTGGAAAGAGGAGATGCAACAGGTCTATTTGGGCAAGGCTGCTATCTCAGATGTAGTTGTCCCATAA
- the LOC103865659 gene encoding AMP deaminase isoform X1, with protein MEPNIYQLALAALFGASFVAVSGFFMHFKALNLVLERGREKKDNNNTDGGDSPQHQSQTLSRRRSQVKRKGHTPASLPDATPFTDDAGRSNGHVCVDEIPPGLPRLHTPSEGIGRSSVHGSSGSIRKAGSFVRPISPKSPVASGSAFESMGESDDDDDNLTDAAELDASYLQTNGDLPADATEEQVSMAASSMIRSHSMSGDLHGVQPDPIAADILRKEPEQETFVRLDVPLEAPTSDEVDAYKCLQECLELRKRYVFQETVAPWEKEVISDPSTPKPNLEPFAHYPQGKTDHYFEMQDGVVHVFPNKDAKEELFPVADATTFFTDLHHVLKVTAAGNIRTLCHRRLVLLEQKFNLHLMLNADKEFLAQKSAPHRDFYNVRKVDTHVHHSACMNQKHLLRFIKSKLRKEPDEVVIFRDGTYLTLKEVFESLDLTGYDLNVDLMDVHADKSTFHRFDKFNLKYNPCGQSRLREIFLKQDNLIQGRFLGEITKQVFSDLEASKYQMAEYRISIYGRKMSEWDQLASWIVNNDLYSENVVWLIQLPRLYNIYKDMGIVTSFQNILDNIFIPLFEATVDPDSHPQLHVFLKQVVGFDLVDDESKPERRPTKHMPTPAQWTNAFNPAFSYYVYYCYANLYVLNKLRESKGMTTITLRPHSGEAGDIDHLAATFLTCHSIAHGINLRKSPVLQYLYYLAQIGLAMSPLSNNSLFLDYHRNPFPVFFLRGLNVSLSTDDPLQIHLTKEPLVEEYSIAASVWKLSACDLCEIARNSVYQSGFSHALKSHWIGKDYYKRGPDGNDIHKTNVPHIRVEFRDTIWKEEMQQVYLGKAAISDVVVP; from the exons ATGGAACCGAACATTTACCAGCTCGCCCTCGCGGCCCTCTTCGGAGCTTCCTTCGTCGCCGTTTCAGGGTTCTTCATGCACTTCAAGGCCCTGAATCTCGTCCTCGAGCGTGGCAGAGAGAAGaaagacaacaacaacaccGATGGAGGAGACTCTCCGCAGCATCAAAGTCAAACCCTTTCGAGGCGGCGGAGCCAAGTTAAAAGGAAAGGACACACCCCCGCTTCTCTTCCAGACGCCACGCCGTTCACTGATGATGCGGGACGCAGCAACGGACACGTGTGTGTGGATGAGATCCCTCCTGGTTTGCCCAGGCTTCATACTCCATCTGAAGGTATTG GGAGATCTTCAGTACATGGGAGTAGTGGTAGTATCAGGAAAGCTGGGAGCTTTGTGAGACCCATCTCTCCTAAATCACCTGTTGCTAGTGGTAGTGCCTTTGAGAGTATGGGGGaatcagatgatgatgatgataatttGACTGATGCTGCAGAGTTGGATGCTTCCTACTTGCAAACCAATGGGGACTTG CCTGCAGATGCTACTGAAGAGCAAGTATCTATGGCTGCTTCAAGCATGATTCGTTCACACAGTATGTCTGGTGACTTACATGGAGTTCAGCCTGATCCTATTGCTGCTGACATTCTTCGTAAAGAGCCGGAGCAAGAGACCTTTGTCCGTCTTGATGTTCCTCTTG AGGCCCCAACGTCAGATGAAGTTGATGCCTACAAATGTCTGCAAGAATGTCTTGAGTTGCGGAAGAGGTATGTCTTCCAAGAAACAGTTGCGCCGTGGGAAAAGGAAGTCATATCTGATCCGAGTACTCCAAAGCCTAATCTAGAGCCATTTGCACACTATCCTCAGGGAAAGACTGAT CATTATTTTGAGATGCAAGATGGGGTAGTCCATGTGTTTCCAAATAAAGATG CAAAGGAAGAGCTCTTCCCTGTAGCTGACGCCACAACGTTCTTCACGGACTTGCATCACGTGCTCAAAGTCACAGCTGCAGGAAATATCAGGACATTGTGTCACCGTCGTCTAGTGCTCCTAGAACAG AAATTTAATCTGCATTTGATGCTTAATGCGGATAAAGAGTTCCTCGCCCAAAAAAGTGCACCGCATCGTGATTTTTATAACGTTAGGAAAGTGGACACTCATGTTCATCACTCAGCTTGCATGAACCAGAAACACCTCTTGAGGTTTATCAAGTCAAAGCTCCGGAAAGAACCTGATGAG GTTGTCATCTTCCGGGATGGAACTTATTTAACCTTGAAAGAAGTTTTTGAGAGCTTGGATCTGACTGG ATATGACTTGAACGTCGACCTTATGGATGTTCATGCAGACAAGAGTACATTCCATCGCTTTGATAAGTTCAACCTTAAGTACAATCCCTGTGGCCAAAGTAGGCTTAGAGAAATTTTTCTTAAACAGGATAATCTCATCCAAG GTCGTTTTCTTGGTGAGATAACAAAACAAGTTTTCTCCGACCTTGAAGCTAGCAAATATCAG ATGGCTGAATACAGAATATCTATATACGGCAGAAAAATGAGCGAGTGGGACCAACTAGCTAGTTGGATTGTGAACAACGATCTATACAGTGAGAACGTTGTCTGGTTGATTCAG CTGCCACGCCTGTACAACATCTACAAGGACATGGGTATTGTGACATCGTTCCAGAATATCCTTGACAACATATTCATTCCTCTGTTTGAAGCCACGGTAGATCCAGATTCGCATCCCCAGCTCCATGTCTTTTTGAAGCAG GTTGTTGGATTTGATTTGGTTGATGATGAAAGCAAGCCTGAAAGACGTCCCACGAAACACATGCCCACTCCAGCTCAATGGACTAACGCATTTAATCCTGCCTTTTCTTACTATGTCTACTATTGTTATGCTAACCTCTACGTGTTAAACAAG CTTCGAGAGTCAAAAGGCATGACTACCATCACGCTACGGCCACACTCTGGGGAG GCTGGTGACATTGACCACTTGGCTGCTACGTTTCTCACATGCCATAGCATTGCACACGGAATCAACCTACGGAAGTCTCCTGTGCTTCAGTATCTCTACTACCTCGCTCAG ATTGGTCTGGCCATGTCTCCACTGAGCAACAACTCTCTGTTTCTAGATTACCACCGGAACCCATTTCCTGTGTTTTTCTTAAGAGGTCTCAATGTTTCCTTGTCTACGGATGATCCTCTTCAAATTCACTTAACCAAAGAACCTCTCGTTGAAGAGTACAGCATTGCTGCCTCA GTTTGGAAGCTGAGTGCTTGTGACTTGTGCGAGATAGCTCGTAACTCAGTGTACCAGTCAGGTTTCTCACATGCCCTCAAG TCGCACTGGATTGGGAAAGACTACTACAAGAGAGGACCTGATGGAAACGACATTCACAAAACAAATGTGCCTCACATAAGGGTGGAGTTCAGGGACACG ATTTGGAAAGAGGAGATGCAACAGGTCTATTTGGGCAAGGCTGCTATCTCAGATGTAGTTGTCCCATAA
- the LOC103865660 gene encoding ammonium transporter 2 — protein MAGAYGADLPKVPEWLNKGDNAWQLTAATLVGLQSMPGLVILYASIVKKKWAVNSAFMALYAFAAVLLCWVLLCYKMAFGDELLPFWGRGGPAFDQGYLKDRATIPSTVKKFGNGTIEREAVTPLFPMATLVYFQFTFAAITTILVAGSVLGRMNIKAWMAFVPLWLIFSYTVGAYSIWGGGFLYHWGVIDYSGGYVIHLSSGVAGFVAAYWVGPRPQADRERFPPNNVLLMLAGAGLLWMGWSGFNGGAPYAANLTSSIAVLNTNLSAATSLLVWTTLDVIFFGKPSVIGAIQGMVTGLAGVTPGAGLIQTWAAIIIGIFSGSVPWASMMILHKKSTLLQQVDDTLAVFYTHAVAGILGGTMTGLFAHPDLCKLSLPNPTNGAFYGGNGGKQLLKQWAGAVFIAVWNLVSTTLILLFIKMFIPLRMAEEELGIGDDAAHGEEAYALWGDGEKFDATRHATQMQQFERDQEAAHPSYVHGARGVTIVL, from the exons ATGGCCGGAGCTTACGGTGCAGACTTACCAAAGGTTCCTGAATGGCTCAACAAAGGAGACAACGCGTGGCAGCTCACGGCGGCGACTCTGGTCGGTCTACAGAGCATGCCAGGTCTGGTCATCCTCTACGCGTCCATCGTCAAGAAGAAATGGGCCGTGAACTCCGCTTTCATGGCTCTCTACGCCTTCGCCGCCGTTCTCCTCTGTTGGGTCCTCCTCTGCTACAAAATGGCTTTCGGAGATGAGCTTTTACCTTTCTGGGGTCGAGGTGGTCCCGCCTTCGACCAAGGATACCTCAAAGACAGAGCCACG atCCCATCAACGGTCAAGAAGTTTGGGAACGGGACTATAGAGAGAGAAGCGGTGACGCCGTTGTTTCCGATGGCGACTTTGGTGTATTTTCAGTTCACTTTTGCGGCGATAACGACGATACTTGTGGCCGGGTCGGTGTTGGGGAGGATGAATATAAAAGCGTGGATGGCTTTTGTGCCGTTGTGGCTGATCTTTAGCTATACAGTTGGAGCTTATAGTATATGGGGAGGAGGGTTTCTTTACCATTGGGGAGTTATTGATTACTCCGGTGGTTATGTGATTCATCTCTCCTCTGGTGTTGCCGGCTTCGTCGCCGCATATTGG GTGGGACCTAGGCCTCAAGCTGACAGAGAAAGATTTCCTCCGAACAATGTTCTTTTAATGCTTGCCGGAGCTGGGCTACTATGGATGGGATGGTCCGGTTTTAATGGCGGCGCTCCATACGCGGCCAACTTAACCTCCTCAATCGCGGTGCTCAACACCAACCTCTCCGCTGCCACAAGCCTCCTAGTATGGACCACACTCGATGTTATCTTCTTTGGCAAACCTTCTGTCATAGGAGCCATTCAAGGCATGGTCACTGGTCTCGCCGGCGTTACTCCCGGAGCAG GGTTGATCCAAACATGGGCAGCTATAATAATTGGAATATTCTCAGGATCAGTTCCATGGGCCTCTATGATGATCCTTCACAAGAAATCCACTCTCCTCCAACAG GTGGATGATACATTAGCGGTATTCTACACACACGCAGTAGCCGGGATACTAGGTGGAACAATGACCGGCTTATTTGCACATCCTGATCTCTGCAAGTTGTCACTTCCTAACCCAACCAATGGAGCTTTCTACGGCGGCAATGGGGGCAAACAGCTTTTGAAACAGTGGGCCGGAGCTGTCTTCATTGCTGTATGGAATCTGGTGTCGACGACTCTCATACTTCTTTTTATTAAGATGTTTATACCATTGAGAATGGCTGAGGAAGAGCTTGGGATTGGAGATGACGCTGCTCATGGAGAAGAAGCTTATGCTCTTTGGGGAGATGGAGAGAAGTTCGATGCCACAAGGCATGCCACACAGATGCAACAGTTTGAGAGAGATCAAGAAGCTGCTCATCCTTCTTATGTTCATGGTGCTAGAGGTGTTAccattgttttataa